The genomic window TGTGAGTTGCATTGTGGGATGTTgagtttttgtctcatttctagtccaaatatctaaaaactcttaaatcaatgATCATTTTCCAGACAAGCACAATAATATAGTGTTGTTTACAGAAATAacaagtcaaaatgaagagagtttttccttaaaacaagcaagcaCTTGTAAATAATGTGTAATAATCCTAATAAGTCTCCTCCTTTTGTGTGTTCAGGCAGATATAAGCCTGGAATAGACAAACCGGATCCTAAAACGTGGAAGGCGAACTTCAGATGCGCTCTCAATTCCCTGACCGACGTCAAAGAGCTGCAGGACAGAAGCATCAAGAAAGGCCACAACGCCTTCAGGGTGTACGCGCTGCTGCCGCACTGCAAAACCATCAGGAGACGCAAAGGTACGGCGGCACCGTGCAAAAGTATGAGACCCCCTGCAGGACCGGtggattatttaacaaaataagacAGATCAAAATAAATGCGTGTTGTTTTTAATTCAGCACTGCCCTTAGAAAGATATTTTACAGAAAAGATGTTCAGCTCACAGGACACTAGCTGGAACTATTACAATAAGTTTGTGAGGTGTAAAGGTTTTTAATACAGTGATGATCTATGACTGATTTTATAACATCTCTCTTGTGAGGTTTGTTTGCAAGTCTGCTTCTGATCTTCAGAAAATCCTctgattattcaaattatttgcaGATTGCCAGGACAATTAAAGGAttcaaacacaacaacaataactacaataataaataaataactcactGATGCTGCGAAAGGAAACAGCCAGCATTAAGATGGAGGGGGTGAAAACTTTTGCACATTCCAGATCAAGGTCAATTGTACTTAATTTGTCTTCTGGGAAGCATGCAAATGTTCAacttaaaatgataaatatatatgatataaaaaagataaaaatggaCATCTATATACTGCTCAAAGGTTTTCACCCCCAGCTCTTTAAGCCTGCATGAACTGGAGGATGCTGCAGGCTTTAATTTCAGTATGCTGACATGGTTCAAAGTCAAGccttgagtagggggcggggttttatttgtaatggttggaggggcgtggctaagcaaaCTTCGTCCAATCCCTGACAAACTGATGCGCTCTAGCAAAATAACCCTGGACATCTACAGGGGGGTTCACAAACTTTTGCATAACACAGCAACATGACATACTACATTTATGCCTTTAGTAGATCTAAAGCAACTTACAAAAGAAGAAGAGCGTCAGCAGTGTGTTGGTAATAGTGTTTGAGTCGAGTCTCGTGTGTGTTTATCAGCAGCGTTACGGTATTCAGACACAGACAGTAAAGAAGCTTCACCTGCAGCACAAACACAGAGAAACTCCCTGGAGAGATTCACAGGTACGagccgcgcacacacacacacacacacacacacacacacacacacacacacacacacacacacacacacacacacacacacacacctgccgaGACAGTTTGTTACAGCTGAATGTTTCAGGTAAAGTTGGTTGAATGTGTAGCTGTGGTCTGTGTGTTCTCCACAGAGGCCTTCTGGAAGTTTCCAGATGACAGAGGAGCGTCTGCTGGACTGATGAAGGACTCAGAGGAGGAGCGAGCGCAGGGTATTACGCAGTACACTAGTGTGTGTTTTACTGACGGTAAACATTAGTACAGGTGTAAACACACTGATTACTGACCTGTGCAGGACTGCAGATCAACAGAACAGACGAACACGAGCAGACAGAAGCAGTGCTGAAGGTACAAACACCACACTGTGGCATCATGGGAGATGTAGTCCTCATCATCCTACAGCAGGACACATGTTGATGATGAGTAGAGTCTTCATCACTTATAATCCTGGGGAAACAGAGTAAATTGAGTAACTCTTATACACACAACATCAGTGGATTCATTACACAGAACTATAATATGTGATACAGAAGTAAATCATATTAGACTAGCTCAGCTCTATATGAGGAAACACAACACACAGCGTCCTCATGATGTGGCGAGGGGATAATAcaacaaaactaacaaaacaaaggaCAAAACTACTCGTCCACCCCTGCAGGCCTTTTATAAGCCCAGTTACAGACACGCGTGCAAAATAACCAAGCCAAAGTACACACAACTAACTCAAAACTCTacagtgtggaatcatgggagatGTAGTCTTCATCGTCCTACAGCAGAGCTCATGTTGATGATGAGTAGATTCAACACTTATCTTGGcgacacacacacttgcacattaACCCCTCACAGCGTCCTCATAATGtggtgacacacacacagtgaaggAAAATACAAAAAACTACCAAAACAAATGACAGGAAGGATTCTAGTCCACCAGTGCAGGCCTCTTCTTGTTTCTATTAGCCCAATTACAGCCATTTGGGCAGAGTAAAATAACCAAACCACACTAAAGCAAAACACTATAGCATGGAATCATGGGAGCTGTAGTTTTCATCATCCTACAGGACTCACGTTGATGATAAATaaaaggtgcgttcgacttcatgcagcgctgcgcagatcgatcgaaatctgtcttaaagcggtgcattctggttagaaatcttgtccggattgatgctgcgccgacgccacgtgactgtcacatgtggcatcaaagtaccgcgacagcgctccgagatcagacggcaaactcagaccgtgcagcttctgaagagcgactgcaggagctttgatgacgacaccgatattacacgattggccgagttcacctcatgacaacaaacacgtgtatttcaggtttataattggacaaattccgattcaaaagtttcaaaacaaacaattcactttttacaccctctctatcctgtacacatcttgcttattaaaagactacaaatattttactgcagtaatcatctttagttaaataatctggttataaaagTTAGCTTGTTtgcgcaggtttatttttaactttttttttatacagactatttactgcattcatctccatgaactattttatttaataattataaaatggttttattattataatataaatatctattttatttcctgtctagcagtttataGACTACCTGCTCTTTCTAGAAAACTTCTACatcgctcacttattttaccttttgttcttttcaacacaatctttttggattaaaatgcttttttgaaaattcattcattatccaaaataatgtcatttattaagacctaatcaaaacaccttgttttgctttttacattggaaatttttatatctataaatgtacatatatgtaaacccttttttagcatatttaaacaagaagtattagcctaaagattgatgtttaactcctagaatttatgcttattgctttgtatttaatagacctgttcgtttttatgtttatattaacctctcatttcctcttatttctctcatgcatttgttatatattttattcataattctctcttattgtttaaaaaggaattacagtttgtagaaactgtattctgttttatttgtaaatgttttgctgttataaataaaaataacaaaaaaatatgatgacgccatgtgatcggtcatcatgactgcagcaactttgagtcccgaagtgtccagctgtccgtcttgacggctctgttatcaactccgccccgcctgcgctcggctaatctcgttgatcaccggctgcagctgagcttcatgtcgaacgcacctattgtcTCAAACAGAAAACAAGATTAACAAATGGTCTCCATCCAGCTGTTTCAGTGGTCCTATAGATCCCAAACGCCTCAAACCCAAACCACAGCAGCATCCAGGATGCGAACTACACATGACTGACGATTAGGGGGGGTGTAAACTTTTACAGTAGTTGTTTGTAAATGCTATACATGCCTCAGTgaatcaaaatatgcatttatttaaattacatctagcTTATTTATGAAATGAATATACGTTTCAGGATAATTGTGAATTACAGCATCCTCTAATTAGCTATTTCAGACGTTAGGTCAAAGAATGCGTCAAGTTTGACTACTTTTAGAATATATGTAGTATATACCAACACCTATTTTACGAGTGAACAGTCTTGTAAACACTTACGGGGCCTATCGGTGCTCCACATCTGCAGTGTCAGGCTGCTGATTAATGACTGCTCAGACTGATTGACGCGATAATTAGTTCACAATGGTATGggccattataggggtggtcaaatgtgtatttatattatttattactttaattggtaacattgtaatttaaaaatagaGCTCAGAGCAAATTATGTCACATTATCAAAGTGAGACCCCTCattacatcttgttttgatgtccttcagatgGAGCAAGCATTTAATCCCCCAGGACCCCCCTTGTTATTCACCTGGAAGCATCCATCTCGGGTGAACAGAATATTGTCAAAACggaagattatttagcttgttttaatgaaatactCTATTTATTTTGActcaatatttctgaaaacaacaccatatggtttacttgtctagaaaacttCTTAATTTCagagttttttgttgttgatattttaaattaatggcaagaaacaagacaaacaacaaGAAACGCATCCTCTGCGGTGAGCTAAATCTAAACTTAACTGAACCCAGTGTTTGGTCACAAGACAGTGTCTTTATTAGGTGTTCTTGCTCAGTTCAGTGTATCAGTGATGGTAGAATGGATGACTGAAGTTAACGCGCATTTGTCCTGCAGATTGTGGATCATCTGAAGACTCTGGATCACTGGGCTTCCTCATATGACGGCGAGCGAGGCTGGAGACCCAACTCCACATGGACGGGGTGCCTGGGTAACAAAACATCCTACTCTACCATTATATCCAATATAGAGGATAAAAACTAACAAGAGTGTCCCAATAAATCAGGGAATGCCAACTCTGGCTATCGAGATCTCAGCTTCTTTCAGTGCACTCAGTGTGTACTAGACTCATTGCAGAAATATGGGTCCATTTCAAGCATCTTCCATTCATATTCCTTAAAACAAATGTAGAGTTGACGGCACACCGAGGCCATGCTTTACTGACTGTTCTGCCTTTTAATAACTGATGGAACAGAGTTGAGTCATCAAAACACCACAGAGGATCAAatcctgaaagggtcagtttcagagagctggagaacattttctctcacacacgcacgcacgcacgcacacacgcacacacacacacttacagcttGTAGAAAGTGGCAGAATAGGTGTTTAAAGTGTTCATCAGAGATCATATAATGCCCTAAATCTGTAAACACCTCTGTTTTCAGGAGAGACGGTGGACTTTCCAGGATTCTCCTTTCAGACTGACTGTAATCTTCACACTATTTCACCAGCACAGTATGACTAGAAGATCCGCCACTTCATCTGAAGGAAAAGCTCAGCAGTGCATGAACAGCTCAGAGACTGTGAAAAACATCCAGGAGGATTTTGAGTTTAACTTGAAATGATTTCTGTATTTCCTGAAATGAATCTGCAGTTCACCTTCAGCACATCTACACTGCAAAAACTGCAGCTCttactcagtgtgtgtgtgtgtgtgtgtgtgtcttgtttctagtacaaatatctaaaaactctgaaatcaagaagcatttctaaACGAGTAAACAGCATATTCTTGTGTTCAGAAATACTGAAGAgagtaaaacaagcaaaataatctgaggAATAGGGAGAAGAGTTTTCCTTTTGACATTAGGATATTTTGCTGGTTTTGACTCATTTccaaacacaaaaacatttataatttgtctagaaaatgcttgatgtattaatattaagatatttagactagaacaAGACCAAACCCAAGAAAGAGAAGCGTTTCTGCAGTGTAATGATGGTGAATCTGCACATCACTCTTCAGCCACaccatatttatattataataaatcttTCTTTGACTGTTTGCTGTCATTAGTGTCTCGTTCACACTGTTGTTAATatgcagacgtgtgtgtgtgtgtgtgtgtgtgtgtgtgtgtgaatcagctCTCAGAGGTAAAGTCTGCATCAAATCAACATGTACAATGTCTATTAAGAACTTATTATAagggagtttttccttaaaacaagcgaaCAAAATCCACAAatggggtcagaatttggggtTAATGTGGTATATTTCTTACCCCATCAacagattatgcttattttaaggaaaaacatgctcaggtttgaccctttttgaaaacaaaactatgtttacttaaaaaatgcttcttgatttaagagtttttagatatttgtattagaaacagacattttctgcaGTATATCAGCAActtcaaatgtatttgttttgatcgTATTAATATAAACAGGGTAAAATGTTTTTCtaagctaataaataaaaaaggtgcAACATTTAGACTTAAACATAAACCTCTGCAGAAATACTGCTGCGTATTGGCTGTTGTTGTTTCCAGCATCAGTGTTCATCATCCAGCACCTGCTGCAGAGGCGGAGCTTAAGACCGTAAAGacctcctctgattggtcagatctaGATAAACACCCTATGCATGACACATTAAACTAACCTCATCTATTGCACTCAGCtgcggtgatgatgatgatgatgatattactCTCATACTAATAATCAGATGTAGCGTGCATTCCAGAAGACTGAAGGAGGATGCAGAAACAGGTGTGGTTTTAACGCCACTTTAATATCAGTGGGACTCCTCGTATAAACAGCACAACTGCAGTAAAAGCAGTCAGTGTATGTAATGGATACTGACGCCCTGAGCGAGCAAATATTAATTGTGGTAATAATAAAAGTTGACGGTCTGCAGACCATCAGAGAGTGCAGGGTCAGTAGTTGAAGGCCCGACTGAAGCTGCGTTTCTGTCCTCCTCCTCCACCGCGTCCTGAGCTCCTGAAGCCGGATGATCGTCCTCGTCCTCCACGGTTTCCGAATCCTGAACGATTCCCAGAGCGATTCCCGAATCCTGATCTGTTCCCGAACCCACCGCTGTTCCCGAAGCCCGAGTTGGGCCGCAGACTCTGCTCCAGCTCCGGCAGCTGTGTGGCTGTGCTGAGCGTCCAGCGCCGGCTGTCCTGCCACTTCTCCTGCAATCACACCAGTGGAAGACACACTTGAAGACCATTATAACGGCAGATACTGATTACACACACGTTCTGCAGCCTGAGGGAGTGTTGACTGTAGTGTGTAGAGTGTAATATTGTAGTCTAAATATAGAGCACTCATGACACACTGCACATCAGCTTTAAGTGTCTAGTCTCCACATCTGCTGGCTGATTAGTGACGGATATCACTGAGCAACAGTTATTTACTCATTTGCAATGAGAATGCTCAGTGGTAAAGCATTACTTCGCTACAGCAATCCACACTTCTAGATGTTTAAGAGGCTAAACTCAAACCAGACACCTCCAGACTGCACACACTACTGTAGAATGTGACGTCTGCTTCACTAATATCGTCACAATGCAGCTCAAACACAGGGGGCGCTGTTGTATGATCACCAATGATAAACTGGTGGTCATGTCTGGAACTGCAGCCAAACTAAACACTACTGAACGCTCATGTGTGCAGAGATCAGCTTCAGTTCTGCAATATAATGTGCTCAGATATtaaactttgatttttttttttttactaaaacaggttttcatgtaatataataaaatacagatttacttttataattattttcataaacaaaaGCTCATAAAAGATTGTTCATTCAGCTTTCAGATCAGGTATAGACCTCACAGATCAGGTATAGATCTCAGTGGCCCCTTTCCACtgtttttgtggtccagggtcagaGACATGTCAGTCACGTGTgttctgctcacacacacacacactgcatcagcACTGCAGCGCTGCGTGACGCGTCTGTTGACAAGCGCTGTTACTGAAAGCAGACACTGGAGGATCAGCTGGAGGACTGCACAGACACGTCCAGcagagtctcacacacacacgcacacacacacacacacacacgcacacgcacacacacacacacacacacacacacacacacacacacacacacacacacacacacgcgcacacacacacacacacacacgcacacacacacacgcacacacacacacacacgtacctGGACCTCCTTCAGTTTGCTGACTGGGACGTCGAAACACACACCctgaaagaaacacacacacacacacacacacatcagaacaCTGAAGTCTGCTCTTCACACTCACAATAGCAGAAGCTCATGTTCACCAACACATCATTTACATTCAGCCTTTATGTGTACAAacgtacaaacacacacttttacagtataaaaacaatgataacatatggaatgtccccacaattcacaaaaacaaacatgtgtctgaaagagtgtgtgtgtgtgtgtgtgtgtgttcaccttcTTCCCCTTGATGAAGACCATGTGTGAGATGTGCTGGTCTATCTCCTCTCCCAGCTGCTCCTTCAGTCCTCTCCAGGCGAAACTTATGCTGTGCATCTCCTGCGAGCAGCTGAGGATCATGCTGGAGAAACCCTGAGGAACACACAACTTTCAGATTTACCCCTCATCAGGACGTTTTCATCCACTTAGAGCCCAGTCACACATTCATAGTCATTATCAAACACACATAATACGGGCTCTTTACacctcaggtgtgtgtgtgtgtgtgtgtgtgtgtgtgtgtgtgtgtgtgtcgtacaGGCTCAGAGTTGATCAGGGATCTCTGCTCCAGGCTGGTGGCTCCTGATATGTGAGCGAGTGCTGCTGCCAGAGCCTCCactgccccccgctgctggatcAGCTCCTGCGCCGCCTCACGGAAATATCCCACCGCTACTGCCGGCACCGAGTCCagaaacctgcacacacacacacacgacaggGCCAGATCATACTTACTGCAACATGATCAaatcacacatgcgcacacaaaaTGTTTAAATCACACACATTAATGACCagtgatgcgtgtgtgtgtgtgtgtgtgtgtgtgtacatgaccgaagatgtgtttgtgtgtgtgaaggacaggtgatctgtgtgtgtgtctgacctgaCGGCGTCTTTACTGGAGGACTGGATGATGTCATAGGCTGTGGGAACGCCCACT from Danio rerio strain Tuebingen ecotype United States chromosome 13, GRCz12tu, whole genome shotgun sequence includes these protein-coding regions:
- the irf1a gene encoding interferon regulatory factor 1a isoform X1 produces the protein MHQGRLRLRPWLEEQIQSGRYPGVQWLDQSARVFQIPWKHAARHGWNIDKDATLFRNWAIHTGRYKPGIDKPDPKTWKANFRCALNSLTDVKELQDRSIKKGHNAFRVYALLPHCKTIRRRKALRYSDTDSKEASPAAQTQRNSLERFTEAFWKFPDDRGASAGLMKDSEEERAQGLQINRTDEHEQTEAVLKIVDHLKTLDHWASSYDGERGWRPNSTWTGCLGETVDFPGFSFQTDCNLHTISPAQYD
- the irf1a gene encoding interferon regulatory factor 1a (The RefSeq protein has 1 substitution compared to this genomic sequence); the encoded protein is MHQGRLRLRPWLEEQIQSGRYPGVQWLDQSARVFQIPWKHAARHGWNIDKDATLFRNWAIHTGRYKPGIDKPDPKTWKANFRCALNSLTDVKELQDRSIKKGHNAFRVYALLPHCKTIRRRKAALRYSDTDSKEASPAAQTQRNSLERFTEAFWKFPDDRGASAGLMKDSEEERAQGLQINRTDEHEQTEAVLKIVDHLKTLDHWASSYDGERGWRPNSTWTGCLGETVDFPAFSFQTDCNLHTISPAQYD